The segment ATCAGAAATCGTGCGAACCACTGCCGGTATGGCGCTGTGCCGGCTGGTCGCCCATCGCCGTTCGATACGGCCGAACTTCCAGACCGCAACCGATAGGGCCCAAGTCGCGACGAACAGCGCGACGATGGCAAAGCCGAGACTGTTCAGGTCGATGGACGATGCCCACACGGCGAGCGCACCGTGCACGATCGAGGCGTTGCCGAGCAGGCCCACGATTTCTACGGTGCCGATGACGAGCGCGACGGCTACGGAAAGGCCGGTAACGACCAGGTTGTAATAGACCTTCCGAACGGGCTTCAGCAACGCCCAGCCGTAAGCGAAGTTCATGAACGAGCCGTCGATCGTGTCGAAGAGCAGCATGCCGGCGGCGAACAGCACGGGCAGGCAGAGCGTGGCGTACCAGGGCAGCCCGGCGGCCGCGCCCGAGCCGCTCAAGACGAGCAGGGCGATTTCGGTGGCCGTATCGAAGCCGAGCCCGAACAGCAGCCCGACGAAGTACATCTGGCCCGGCTTGCGCACGAGCCGCATGAACGGGCCGAGCAGGCGGCTGACGAGGCCGCGCCGATGCAGCCCGTGCTCGAGCGAGGCTTCGTCGAAGTACCCGGTCTTCATCGTCCGGAAGATCTTCCAGATGTCGAAGAGGGCGACGACGTTCATGGCGGCGATCAGGTAGAGAAAACCGCCGGAGATCGCGGCGCCCAGCATGCCCGCAACCGTATGGAAGGCGGAGCCGGGCGTGGCCACGTGCGCCGACAGCGTGTGCGCGCCGAGCGCGATCAGCAGCGTCAGTCCGAACACGATGCTCGCATGGCCGAACGAGAACCAGAAGCCCACCGACAGCGAGCGTCGGCCTTCGCCCACGAGCTTTCGCGTCGTGTTGTCGATGGCGGCTATGTGGTCGGCATCGAAAGCGTGTCGCACGCCGAGCATGTAGGCGCTCAGGCCGGTGCCGACGCCGAAGACCTTCGAGCCGATGCTCGCATGCAGCGGAACGACGAGCACGATCAGCGTGGCCCACCCGACGAGGTGCAAGAGCGCGATGAAAGCCGTCATCGCGACGACCGGCACGTGGGCGCGCGCCAGATGCATGTGCGTGGTTCCGCGCATCGTCGCTGGCAGCGCCTTACTTGGACGTGGATGCATGGCAGCCTCTGCGAATACGGTTGAATGGCGGCGAGGACGCCAGGCCCGGCAGACCTTGGACGTGACGCCTGCCGGGCCGGCGAATGCCGGCGCGCGTCAGGCTTTGGGCACGTAGGGGAAGACATCCGACGGCCCCGAGGTGACCGATTCCTTGCCGATCCCCAGACTGATCGGCGTATTGGCCGCGATCGTGAACATGACGTCGGGCGCATTGTCGGTGAGCGACCGTCCGTTCCACTCGGCCATGCCGAACACCGCGGGCGTGCCGACCTTGTAGGGCAGGATGTTCGGAAGGAAGCGGCGGGCAACGGCCAGCGCATAGCCCTGCGGGTCGGCGGTCGTGCCGTTGGCTTCGACGGCGCCGGCGATCGATTTGATGATCGTCGCGCCGTAGACGGCGAAATCGTCGGCGGGATGCCCGGCGTTCAGGCGGTCGCCCAGGTCTTCGTTGTACTGCGTGAAGAGCGGATGAATCATCGGCAGGCCGACGCGATTGATCGAACGCCAGCCGCCAGCATCGGTTGCCAGTGTCGCCACGGCCCACACGCCGATTTCGCGGTTCTCGCCTGCGTGCACCAGCAACTCGGCATCGGTCACTTCGAGCACGATCGAATAAACCGTATGGCCGGCAAACAGATTGCGCGCCTGGTCCGGTGTCCAATCTCCGAGATCGAGCGGCGTGCCGTCCTGGAATGCATGACCGACGGCATGCAGAACGTCGGGCTCGATCCAGAACGGATCGCCGGCCTTGCCGGCCCAGACGCGGATACCCGAGGGCGCACTCGCCGTTTCGTCGGTGCGGCCTTCGGCCACGACCGTCCCCTGCGCGTGCGGGTTCGTGGCATCGGCACCGGCAATCCGGCGCAGCACGAAGCGTTGGCGCCCCTCGGCGTCGCGCTCGTCGAACACGATGCGATAGGTCAGTTCTTCCACGGCATCGCGATCGAGGTCGATCTTGAATTCGTAGAAACCTTCGGGGTGATAGCCCGGTGTCGGCACATCGCCGGCAATCGAATGGCAGACGTTGATGACGAACACCGTGCCCGTCTGGCCGCGGAAGCAGTAAAGATCGGTGATGTCGAGGCGTACATCCTGACGGGCGAGCGGGGAGTCGAGGTGGTGGGACATGAATCGATCCTTTCCGAAGTATCGTTACGGGTGGTGTTGCCGGCGCGCCAGCCACGCGCGTTTAGCGTCGAGTGGATTGTGGAGCGGCGGGTGCGCGGAGGTTGTCCGGAACGGATCGGGATTGCCGATTTGCACTGCGCCGTAGGGATCGGCTCGGCACACTCGGCGCGGCGGCTCGGATGCCGCCGGGTAGGGGGTGTTTTGCTCAGCGGCCGGCCGGCACGTTGCCGGGGCGCGGCACGCGAACGGAAACGATCGTCAGGACGGTGATCGCGCCGGAGACGAAGATGTACCAGGCGGCGGCGACATGCGTGCCGGTCCACAGATCGAGCGATGCAACGACGAGCGGGGCGGTGCCACCGAAAAGCGCCACGCTGACCGCATACGCGAGCGACATCGCGACCGCACGACCGCGTACCGGAAACATTTCGAGGATCGCGACGATGCTCGGGCCGCCGCCAAGCGCCGACAGGCCCGCGAAAAGAGCGACGACGACAAGCAGCGTCGTCGCATCGGGGCGGACCTGCGCGAAATGAAACGCGGGCAGGACGACGGCCATCGTCAGCAGGCGGGAGAGCACGATGGTGCGCAGGGGCCCGAACCGATCGCCGAGCCGGCCGCCCGCGAGGGACAGCACGAACGTGACGGCGCCCACGGCCGCGGTCGTCATGAACGCGGCATAGGCGGAGGGACGGGCGCTGCCGATCCCGAACGTCGTCGTATAGGTGGCGACATAGGTCGGTACCGTCCCGCCGAAGATGAGCACGATCGCGATCAGCCATTGCCGCCGATGCCGTGTGACCATCGTGGCGAGCGGCAGCCGGCCCCGCGGTTCGTGCCAATTTTCATCGATGTGGCGGCGCAGATAGATCTGCACCGGTATCAGCGCGCTCGCGAGTGCGAACGGAACTCGCCAGCCCCACTGCGCCATTTGCGCGGACGTCAAGAGACCGTGCAATGCGATGCCGCACGCGCCGGCCATCATGAGCGCCAGGCCCTGGCCGGCCATGAGCCAGCCGGCGTAGGTGTTTTTGCGTGCGGAGGAGCAATGCTCGATCAGCAAGGCGCTGGACGAACCCATTTCCCCGCCAATCGCGATGCCCTGCAAAATGCGGCATGCGAGTACGGCAATCGGAGCGCAGATGCCGAGCGTCGCATAACCGGGTATTGCGGCAAGGCCGAGCGTGCCGGCCGTGACCAACGCGGAAGTCAGCAGGAGCGCCGGCTTTCGGCCGCGTGTGTCCGCATAGGTGCCGATGAGGAATGCGCCGATGGGCCGCGAAAGAAATCCGGCAGCAAACGCCCCGAGCGAAAGCAGACTTGCATACGCGTGCGTGGCCTGCGGAAGAAATGCGGCGGTAATGAACGCCGAGAACGTGGCGTAGGAGAAGTAGTCGAGGAACTCGAGCGCGTTGGCGAGCACGATCGTCGCGAGCGTGCGCGGGGGAAAGCGGAGCGCGGCCGCTTCGCCGGGCCCGCTTGTGTCATGAACGATACGCATGGCGTGAAACTCACGATGCTACAGGGGGCTGATGCGCGCGCGATAGCCGAGCCTGTTTGCGGTGGACGTGAACATCAAGAGGGCGAGCGCTCGCCGCCCGCCTCGCAAACCGGATACTGCGTGGCGTGCGAGAACGATTGCGCGCAGCGCGGCAGCGTGAAGCAAAAACGGGTGCCTTCGTCGCCGGTCGACCCGATCCAGATTCTGCCGCCGTGCGCCTCGACGATCGACTTCGAAATCGGCAACCCCATACCCATGCCATCGCTCTTCGTACTCGAAAACGGCTGGAAAATGGCGTCCGCCTGCTCGGGCCGGATTCCGCATCCGGTGTCGAGCACTTCGAAACGCGTGTGCGCACCGCCGTCGCTCACCACGCGCACGCGCAACAGCGGCTGCCGCCCTTCGCCACGAGCCGCCTCGATCGCGTGAATGCCGTTGATGAGCAGATTCGTCAGCACTTGCTGAAGCTGAATACGATCGGCGTACGCCTTGATGCCGGGCTCGATGTCCGCCGCGAGCGGTATCGCCCTCGCGTTGGCCTCCGAGGCGATCAGATGCATCGCCGAATCGACGATATCGGTGCAGTCGAGTTCGACCGCCTCCACGGGGGCGCTGACGAGAAAGCTGCGCAACCGCCGGCAGATCGCGGCCATATCGTCGGTCCAGCGCGAGGCGTAGCGGAAAGCGACGAGCGCCTCGCCGATCTCGGGCTGCGGCCGGTCGAGCCAGCGGACCGCGGCATCGAGTGCCGTGCGGATCGCGCCGAGTGGCTGGCCGATCTCGTGCGTGATCGATGCAACGAGCTGCCCGACCATCGACACGCGCGCGGTGCGGGCCATTTCCGCTTGGAGCACCTGCAGTCGTTCGCTGTTGCGCTTGTGCTCGGTGACGTCGAATGCGTAGAAATGCAGCCGCCGATACCGGGCGGTTTCCTCGGGCAGCGAGCACCGCCAGACGATCGGCACTTTTCTGCCGTCCAGCGTCGAGAGCGTGCGTTCCCCCTCGCACAACGGGCGGCCCTCGAATATCGCACGCAGTACCTGTGCGTTGCTGATCCGGTTGGCGGGCAGCAGATCGCGGGCCCAGGCGAAGAAGACGTCCTTGGAGGGGGCGCCGAAGAGCGCCAGCGTGGCATCGTTGGCGTCGACGAAAGCGTGCAGGGCGCGAAGCTCCTCGATGACGCCGGGATGCGCGTCGAGATACGCATCGAGATCGTCCACGCCGCTTTGCCGCAGCGCGTCCATCCGCTGCTTGATGTGCGACCAATCCTCGATGAGGATCGGAATCGGTGCGAAGCGGAACGATTCGTCGACGAAAGCCTGCTCGCCAGACGCAATGTCGCGGCTTTTGCCCATATCGGTCTTCGTCTTCGACGCGACTGGCGCCGCTGCTCGAGGGTCATTCATGCTGAAGGCGCCGTTGGGGAACGTCCTGGCGACGAACCCCCACCTCGGCGATGGGACGTCGCTACGAAAAATTTGCCGCGATTATACAAAATCAAAATGGGGAACGGATGCGAAATCGGCGCAATGCACGGCACGCGGGAGAGAAAATGGGCAAGCGGTGCCTGCGCGGGAGGAGGCAGACGCAGGCATTGGGATGGGCGATTCGGGCAATGGCGCCGACGCATATGGCAGGCATAGCGCAGGTATAGGGGAGCCGCGAATCCGCAATTTCTGTTTTGAGCGATTCGGTGGCGCAATGCGGTGGCGCAATTCGGCGGCGGCACGACAGCCGCCGCGTGCCGCAACGCGATCTCTTATCGGCAGGCTTCGGCGAGAAACCACGCGCGCCGCTGAGCTTCGTCGATCCAGTTTTCGAGCAGGCTGGCCGTGGCCACGTCGTTGTGCTTCTCGCAGATCGCATGCGCCGAGAGCATGAGATCGGCTAGCAGCAGGTTGTCGTTGCGCAGATCGCCGAGCATCTGCGCCGGTGCGAGCCCGACCGCGTCGTTATCGGCCAGCCGCTGGTGGCGGGCGATATCGCCGATCGAGCGCAGCGTCGTGCCGCCGATCTTGCGCACGCGTTCGGCGACGTCGTCGGTGATGGCGAAAAGCTGCTCGCCTTGCTCGTCGAGCATCAAATGGTAGTCGCGGAAATGCGAACCCCACATGTGCCAATGAAAATTCTTCGTTTTCAGGTAAAGCGCGAATACGTCCGCCAGCAGCGGATTGAGCTGGGCCGAGATTTCGCTGATCGCTTCCTGGTCGAACCCGAGGGCGGGGCGGCCGGAGACCGCATTGGCGGTGGAGTGTCCGAGTGACATCGCAATGCTCCTTGCAAACGACGATGAATGGGGGCGCGGGCTCGATCTTGAGCGCGGCCCGGCTCGCCTGCCTTCGGGATCGAGCGCCTGTTTGCGGATTCGCACGACGGCCGCCGGGAGGCCGGGCGTGCGTCGAGCCTCGCAGCCGCGCCGTGCGGATACGAAAACGCTGGTCGCTATCGAAAAGAGCGGCGGCCGGACCCATTCGATACTGGCTCGGCGCGCGATCGGGCCACACAATCGGGCCGCTCGCACGAGCGGTGCGGATCGCACGAATTGCCGCCGCCGCTGGCGTGCGCATTCCCAACGGAATGGCTGCGACGGCGCATGCCGTTTGCGGCGGCCAAATCCACCTTCACGAAGGAGCATGAGCGATGGCGAAGTTCACATTGAAAGACGGTACCGAACTCTTCTACAAGGATTGGGGTAGCGGTCAGCCCGTCGTGTTTTCGCATGGGTGGCCCTTGAACGCCGACGCGTGGGATGCCCAAATGATGTACCTTGCGGAGCTCGGCTACCGCGTGATCGCTCACGATCGGCGTGGGCACGGCCGCTCGAGCCAGCCCTGGGGTGGCAACGACATGAACCGGTATGCCGACGATCTGGCCGAGCTGATCGAGTTTCTCGATCTGAAGGATGCGGTGCTCGTGGGCCATTCGACGGGCGGCGGCGAGGTGGCGCGCTATATCGGCCGGCACGGTACGCAGCGCGTGTGCAAGGCTGTACTGATTGCAGCCGTTCCGCCGCTGATGCTGAAAACGGCTGCGAATCCCGGCGGTCTTCCGCTTGCCGTCTTCGACGACATCCGCAAGGGCGTCATCGAGAACCGCTCGCAGTACTTCAACGATCTGGCCACGCCTTTTTACGGCTTCAATCGCGAGGGCGCAAAGGTGTCCGAAGGCACGGTCGACGCGTTCTGGTATGCCGGCATGCAATGCTCGATCAAAAGCGCCTATGACTGTATCAAGGCGTTCTCGGAGACGGATTTCACCGAGGATCTGAAGAAAATGACGGTCCCGACGCTGGTGTTGCAAGGCGATGCCGACCAGATCGTTCCGATCGACGATTCCGGCCGCCTGACCGTCGAAATCGTTCCGCAGGGCACGCTGAAGGTGTATCCGGGCGCGCCGCACGGCATGTGTACGACGCACGCGGATCAGGTCAACGCGGATCTGGCGGCATTCATTCGGAAGTGACCGCAGGCAGCGCGACACCGCCGCTCGGGTGTCGCGCCGGGCACGGCGGTACTTCGGTTCGCGAAGTGCCGCCATCCGCTCCTGAGCGCAGAACGTCCGTTCGGCGCGGCGTGTACCGTCCCAGCCGGCCTGCCGGGATCGGTTCTTTCAAACGGCTCGACGATCGCGCCGGCGATGGCCGTTGTTCGGGGCGCTTCCTCCAAGCCCGTTCGCCCGCACGCGGCGACTATACCTACATATGATTTTCCCGGCAGCGTCTTTTCATTAAGATGCCTTCGTCGGGGGCTGGCCGCATGACGGCCGCTGTCATCGTAATTCAGGTCGAGGACCCGGTTTGTGTAAGAATCCAATCGTTTCGATCATCGACGATGACGAATCCGTCCGCCTTGCCACATCGAGCCTGCTGCGCTCGCTCGGGTGGGCGGTTCGGCTCTACGGGTCGGCCGAGCAGTTTCTCGAGTCCGACGGCATTGGCGATGTCACCTGCATCATCTCGGATGTCCAGATGCCCGGCATTTCCGGGCTCGAGATGTATCGGCGTCTCGTCGGGCGCGGGCTCGCGCCCCCCGTCATGTTCATCTCCGCGTACGCTTCCGATGCGGTTCGCCGTCAGGCGCTCGACCTCGGCGCGATGTGCGTGCTGAGCAAGCCCGTCGATGCGACCGAGATGTCGCGGCGGCTCGATACGTTGAAGGACGGCCGTGCCGGTGCCGCGTCCTGAGCGTTGCCGCGAGCTGACGCGCCAAGGCCTGCGCAGGCGGGCCGTCGAACGCGCGCGCCGCCATCTTCATTTCGTGCGGGCGCACGCCGCCATATCGCGATGATACCGAGCCCTGGAATCGTCACGCCATGGCGTGACAACGCACACGTGTTGTACCTCCTTGCGGCCGCCATTGGCGTCCTCGTATTTGCCATCGACGCTTTCACACCGCTCGACATCGCCGTCGCCGTGCTCTACGTGGCCGTCGTGCTGCTCGTGGCGTCAGCCGGTTCGCGTCCCGCCACCGCGGGGGCAGCCTGCGTCTGCGTGGCGCTCACGCTGCTCGCGTTTGCCCTGTCCCATGACGTGGGAGCGGGCTATCAGGGCGGCGCCGCCGCGCGCTGCGCCGTGAGCCTGCTGGCTATCGCCACGACCGCGATGCTCTCGCTGCGCAACCTCGCCAGCACGGCGATTCTGCGCGAACGCCTGCAACTGCTCGATCTGACTCACGATGCGATCGTCGTCCACGATATGAACGATCGCATCACGTTCTGGAACCAGGGCGCGGAGGAACTGTACGGGTGGAGCGCGAAGCAAGCCATCGGGCAGTCGATTCACGAGTTGACGCAAACGAACGCGAGCATGTCGCTCGACGATATCCGCCGCGAAGTGCTGCGCGTGGGGCAATGGCAGGGCGAACTCCAACGTGTGCGCAAGGACGGCCAGACGGTCATGATCTCGAGCCGCTGGGCGCTGTGGCGAGATCGCGGCGGGCGGCCGCTCGCCGTTCTCGCGACGAACAACGACATTACCGACCGCAAACACATGGAAGCCGAGCTGCGGCGCTCGACGGCCGAACTTGCCCACGCTACGCGCGTGACGATGCTGGGGGAGATGGCGGCCTCGATCGCGCATGAGGTTACCCAGCCGCTTGCGGCGCTCGTCACGGCCGGCGACGCCGCGTTGCGTTGGCTTCACCGGCCTCAGCCCGATCTGAGCGAGGTCGAGATGTCGATTCAGCAGATGATTCGCGACGCGCAACGCGCGGCCGAAGTGATCCGGCGTATCCGCAAGCTGGCCTGCAAGCGCGCCCAGGAGGAGGCGGTGCTCGACCTGAATGTGATTGTGAGAGAATCGCTCGAACTGCTGCGCGGCGAGCTGGACAGCCAGCGGATCGAGGTCAGGGCGGAGTACGCCGAGCCCGCGCCGCTGGTGCGCGGCGATCGGGTCCAGTTGCAGCAGGTCATCATCAATCTCTTGCTGAACGGCATCCAGGCGATGACCGACGTCACCGACGTCACCGACGTCACCGACGTCACCGACGTCACCGACGTCACCGACGTAACCGACGTCACCGACGTAACCGACGTCACCGACCGGCCCCGATGCCTGCGCATTCGTACGCAGGCGACGCGCGGCCGGCAGGCGCAGGTCGCCGTCGAAGACACCGGAATCGGCGTGAGCGCCGAGCATTCGAGCCGGCTGTTCAACGCCTTTTTCACGACGAAAAAGGACGGCATGGGAATGGGGCTGTCGATCTGCAGATCCATCGTGGAAGCGCACGGCGGCCGCATCTGGGCCGAATCGCAGGAGCACTGCGGCACGATCATGCAATTCGTATTACCGCTGAATGAGGAAACGTGTGATGAGCACTGATGCGGAAGATGCCGCGAGCCAGCCGATCGTCTATGTCGTCGACGACGACGATTCGATGCGCAGCGCAGTCGGCATGCTGCTCCGTTCGGTCGGCTTGCGCGTGGAGCCGTTTGCCTCGGCGCAGGATTTCCTGGCGTTCGAAAAGCCCGACGTGCCGAGCTGCCTCATCCTCGACGTTCGTCTCAAAGGCCAAAGCGGCCTTGCCGTCCAAGAGCAGATCGCAGCAGCGGGCGAACTGCGGATTCCGATCATCTTCATGACGGCGCATGGCGACATCGCGATGTCGGTTCGAGCGATGAAGGCGGGGGCGACCGACTTTCTGGCGAAGCCGTTTCGGGATCAGGACATGCTGGATGCCGTGGAAAACGCGCTCGCAAAGGACCAGGAGCGGCGCAGCGCTCATCGCTCGATGGCCGAGCTGCGCCGGCGCTACGAATCCCTGACGTCGCGCGAGCGCGAAGTCATGGCGTTCGTGGCGAGCGGCCTGATGAACAAGCAAATCGCGGCCGAGATGAATCTAAGCGAGATTACCGTCAAGATTCACCGCGGCCAGGCCATGAAAAAGATGGAATCGCGTTCACTGGCCGATTTCGTTCTGAAAGCCGAAGCGCTTGGCGTAAAGGCGCCGCTGGATACCGCCTCCGCTTCCATACGCCTTCAGCGCAACTGACGTCCTTCGCTTTTTTCCCCTTCGCTTTGCCTGCCGTTCAGCGCGCCCGCGCAGGGCGCGTGCCGTATCCACGGCGCTCGCTTCCCACACTGTGCGCCGCGACTATACCTACATATAGGTGGACCTAACCAATAGGCGGCGCGAGCAACCCTACGTAGACTGGTCGTGCCTTGGCCGTTCAATTAACGTTGAGTCATTGCGGTAACCGTCATCGGACAGCCGCCATGCCATCGTATCGGACGGACAAATCATGATCAGTACAGTCGTTCCTCTTCTCGACCCCGCGGCCGACGTCGCGGCGCCTCGGCGGGTTTCCGTCATCGATGCGGAAGAGCAGTGGCGCTGTCCGGCCCCGCATCGGTCGTCACGCGAGTCCCGCTTCGGCGGCGTGACGGTGTCGCGCTGGACGCTTCACGATATGGGCCCGCTCGAAGTCTCGCATCCCGGCAATGCGTCGGACCATTGCATCGCATTGAACCTCAAATGCGCCTCGCTGACGTTCAGCCATGCCGGCCGCCGGATCGTGGAAGGACGCGTGCTTGCGGGCGTCGTGCAGGTCACGGCGCCGGGCATGCCCGTCACGGCCGTTTTCGAATCGGCAGTCGATGCGATGCACCTCTTCGTTTCGCAGGACGTACTCGGCGAGTGCTATGAAGACGTCTTTCATCGCCCGCATGCCGGCGACATCGTGCTTGGCAATCCGAATCTGATCCGCGACCCGGCTTTGGAACGGCTTGGGCAGGCGCTGGCTGTTTCGCAAACGAGCGATGCGGCGCTCGGCAAGGTCTTCACCGAAAGCGTCAGCCTTGCCATCGTCTCACGGCTTGTCGGCCGTCATTTCACCGAGCAGGCGGCCGACACGCGCGAGCCCGCAGCTTTGCCGCCGTGGCGCATGAAACGCGTGATCGAGTATATCGACGCGCATCTGTCCGAGAGCATCGGCCTGGCGGATATCGCGCGAAGCGCAGGGCTCACGCGCATGCATTTCGCGGCGCAGTTTCGCCGCGCAACGGGCGTGCGACCGCACGAATATCTGCTGCGGCGGCGCATCGAGCATGCGCAGCATCTGCTGCGGACATCGAAGCAAAGCGTCATCGATGTCGCGCTGAGTTCCGGCTTTCGCTCGCAGGCCCACTTCACGACGGTGTTCAAGCGCTTCGTCGGGCAGACGCCGTTTTGCTGGCGCTCGAGCGTCAACGAAGCCCGCTGAGCCGTGCATGCGCGTTCGGGCGCATTCGCCAAACCGATGTTCAAGACACATTTTTCCGGGAGTCGCATCATGCTGGCCAATGTAAAGACCGTCGATCCATGGATGCAAACCATCGGGCTCTTGTCGGGTGCCGTGAACGCCTGGCGCAACGAGGCGGTTTTCGACCGCGCAGTGCCCGTTGCGAAAGCACCTGCGCGTGTCGCGGTCAAAGTGATCGATCGCCCCACACCCACCACTGCAACGATCGAATGGCGCGAATCCACACGCTGCAGTTACGGCGACCAGCTATGGCGCGCGGCGCGCGCACGCGTGGCCGGCGTCTGCGCGATGAGCGGGAAGGCAATAGCGCGTGGAGATTCGGTCTACAGGCCCTCCAACCGCCCGTTGCCGCGTAATGCCGAGGCGATGATTCTCGCGTCGGTGCTCGAGGCGGCTGCGCCGCTTTGATCTCGCGCCGCGGCGCGCGCGGGAATTCGCAAGCGCCGCGTGAGCCGTCGGCAAGAACCGACGCGAGCGCCCCCGGAGGGCGCTCGTTCTCATTCGAACGGTACGTCGTACTTGAAGGAAGCAGCGCGGGAGATAGCGCGGGAGACGGGATAGGCAAGCGCATGCATGCGCTTGCATTCGCATTTGCGCACGCGTGCGACAGCTGGCGATCGGCGTGCAAGTATCGCCTGGGGCCGCCGTTTCATGGCCCGGGGGGGCTTCACGTCCAATACTTGGAGTCGGTGATCGTGTGCTCGTAGCCGCGCGCGAGCCGGTGTTTCCTGGCGGACGCGGCCGGTAACGCGTCGAGCACGGCTTGCGCCTGATCGCGAACGTGCGCAGCCGTATGGCGCCGGTCTCGGCTCGACGAAGCGGGCTGGGCGGTAGCCTCGCGGATGGCCGTTGCGTCACCGGCGTCGGTGGCGAGGCGTTCCAGCGGCAGTTGCATGTCGTCGCCGACGGCGAGCAGCGCCTGTTGCAGCCCTGGCGTTTGCCATGCGTAGGTTGCGGCCCAGGCGATGCAGCCGATGGCGAGCATGCGGCGGACTCTAAGCTTGGAAGGGGCGGTGCGGACCATGATGAGCACTCCGGCTGCGATCAGCGTTGCGCGAGCAGGCAGGCGACGGCCGGCTCGGCAGCCTGCTCGGGGCGCGGCTGCAGCGCCGCGCCGAAATGCGATGCGAGAAAATCCACGAACGTCTTGATCTTGGCATCGACGTAAAGACGCGAGGCATAGACTGCGAAAACACGGGTGCTTTGAAGGCGATGTTCGGCAAAGAGACGAACGAGCAGCCCCGTGCGCAGGTCTTCGTTCACGCAGTGAAGCGGCAGTGCGGCTACTCCGGCGCCGGCGAGCGCCGCGAAGCGCGTGGCTTCCACGTCGTTGATGACGAACGGCCCGTTGGCTTCGCGCATGGCCGGCTTCACGATGCTGAGTTCGCCCCGGTGCTCGATGGACGAGGAATGCATCGCTATCGGCGCGAGTGCGTGCGCGTCCAGCTCGCCGAGCGAATCGATCCGATGTTCCGCGAGATAGGCGGGCGCTGCAACGAGGA is part of the Trinickia caryophylli genome and harbors:
- a CDS encoding sensor histidine kinase; the encoded protein is MNDPRAAAPVASKTKTDMGKSRDIASGEQAFVDESFRFAPIPILIEDWSHIKQRMDALRQSGVDDLDAYLDAHPGVIEELRALHAFVDANDATLALFGAPSKDVFFAWARDLLPANRISNAQVLRAIFEGRPLCEGERTLSTLDGRKVPIVWRCSLPEETARYRRLHFYAFDVTEHKRNSERLQVLQAEMARTARVSMVGQLVASITHEIGQPLGAIRTALDAAVRWLDRPQPEIGEALVAFRYASRWTDDMAAICRRLRSFLVSAPVEAVELDCTDIVDSAMHLIASEANARAIPLAADIEPGIKAYADRIQLQQVLTNLLINGIHAIEAARGEGRQPLLRVRVVSDGGAHTRFEVLDTGCGIRPEQADAIFQPFSSTKSDGMGMGLPISKSIVEAHGGRIWIGSTGDEGTRFCFTLPRCAQSFSHATQYPVCEAGGERSPS
- the nicT gene encoding Nickel transporter NicT; this translates as MRGTTHMHLARAHVPVVAMTAFIALLHLVGWATLIVLVVPLHASIGSKVFGVGTGLSAYMLGVRHAFDADHIAAIDNTTRKLVGEGRRSLSVGFWFSFGHASIVFGLTLLIALGAHTLSAHVATPGSAFHTVAGMLGAAISGGFLYLIAAMNVVALFDIWKIFRTMKTGYFDEASLEHGLHRRGLVSRLLGPFMRLVRKPGQMYFVGLLFGLGFDTATEIALLVLSGSGAAAGLPWYATLCLPVLFAAGMLLFDTIDGSFMNFAYGWALLKPVRKVYYNLVVTGLSVAVALVIGTVEIVGLLGNASIVHGALAVWASSIDLNSLGFAIVALFVATWALSVAVWKFGRIERRWATSRHSAIPAVVRTISDRNNG
- a CDS encoding DUF4331 family protein, with the protein product MSHHLDSPLARQDVRLDITDLYCFRGQTGTVFVINVCHSIAGDVPTPGYHPEGFYEFKIDLDRDAVEELTYRIVFDERDAEGRQRFVLRRIAGADATNPHAQGTVVAEGRTDETASAPSGIRVWAGKAGDPFWIEPDVLHAVGHAFQDGTPLDLGDWTPDQARNLFAGHTVYSIVLEVTDAELLVHAGENREIGVWAVATLATDAGGWRSINRVGLPMIHPLFTQYNEDLGDRLNAGHPADDFAVYGATIIKSIAGAVEANGTTADPQGYALAVARRFLPNILPYKVGTPAVFGMAEWNGRSLTDNAPDVMFTIAANTPISLGIGKESVTSGPSDVFPYVPKA
- a CDS encoding response regulator transcription factor; translation: MCKNPIVSIIDDDESVRLATSSLLRSLGWAVRLYGSAEQFLESDGIGDVTCIISDVQMPGISGLEMYRRLVGRGLAPPVMFISAYASDAVRRQALDLGAMCVLSKPVDATEMSRRLDTLKDGRAGAAS
- a CDS encoding MFS transporter produces the protein MRIVHDTSGPGEAAALRFPPRTLATIVLANALEFLDYFSYATFSAFITAAFLPQATHAYASLLSLGAFAAGFLSRPIGAFLIGTYADTRGRKPALLLTSALVTAGTLGLAAIPGYATLGICAPIAVLACRILQGIAIGGEMGSSSALLIEHCSSARKNTYAGWLMAGQGLALMMAGACGIALHGLLTSAQMAQWGWRVPFALASALIPVQIYLRRHIDENWHEPRGRLPLATMVTRHRRQWLIAIVLIFGGTVPTYVATYTTTFGIGSARPSAYAAFMTTAAVGAVTFVLSLAGGRLGDRFGPLRTIVLSRLLTMAVVLPAFHFAQVRPDATTLLVVVALFAGLSALGGGPSIVAILEMFPVRGRAVAMSLAYAVSVALFGGTAPLVVASLDLWTGTHVAAAWYIFVSGAITVLTIVSVRVPRPGNVPAGR
- a CDS encoding Dps family protein, yielding MAMSLGHSTANAVSGRPALGFDQEAISEISAQLNPLLADVFALYLKTKNFHWHMWGSHFRDYHLMLDEQGEQLFAITDDVAERVRKIGGTTLRSIGDIARHQRLADNDAVGLAPAQMLGDLRNDNLLLADLMLSAHAICEKHNDVATASLLENWIDEAQRRAWFLAEACR
- a CDS encoding alpha/beta fold hydrolase, with the translated sequence MAKFTLKDGTELFYKDWGSGQPVVFSHGWPLNADAWDAQMMYLAELGYRVIAHDRRGHGRSSQPWGGNDMNRYADDLAELIEFLDLKDAVLVGHSTGGGEVARYIGRHGTQRVCKAVLIAAVPPLMLKTAANPGGLPLAVFDDIRKGVIENRSQYFNDLATPFYGFNREGAKVSEGTVDAFWYAGMQCSIKSAYDCIKAFSETDFTEDLKKMTVPTLVLQGDADQIVPIDDSGRLTVEIVPQGTLKVYPGAPHGMCTTHADQVNADLAAFIRK